The following are from one region of the Chloroflexota bacterium genome:
- a CDS encoding AMP-binding protein, translated as MLPTDRFPLITERGHRLLRRLEEHLHAPRFTHRGYNRLTAEGLRRARAFAEELKITPPTWRHGEVPDWLAGFVERCFREVPIYRRLGPPGALSAVEGFFDLPTTDRSDLNREPWAFLPDSQSLDGLIVYNTSGTTGHPLDILTHPDTLGLYVPLLQAALATHNITLEGGPERVAVALVCFQKRTYTYATVSALLDQGGFVKVNLSPDEWRDPGDRARFLNDLQPEIYTGDPISFAELAKLPLAAQPKALVSTAMTLTPAWRESLEARFGCPVIDLYSMNEAGPIAVGSDFRNLENFGSLSGYTLLQPRLYVEILNEDGSACAPGERGEVTLSGGFNPFLPLLRYRTGDFATLEFRGGLGRHLGRHAGLPLLVGLEGRSPVVFRARDGQPVNNVDVSIALRALPISQFNLHQFADGSLRLGLRGTAGQHEARRALLDLFGPEQLLTIAALESDDKVVQYTADLPKEAIEQNGK; from the coding sequence ATGCTTCCCACCGATCGCTTTCCACTCATCACTGAAAGAGGCCATCGCCTTCTGCGGCGGCTTGAGGAACACCTTCACGCGCCGCGCTTCACCCATCGCGGCTACAACCGCCTAACGGCAGAAGGTTTGCGCCGCGCTCGCGCTTTTGCCGAGGAGCTAAAGATCACGCCTCCAACCTGGAGGCACGGTGAAGTTCCAGACTGGTTGGCCGGGTTTGTCGAGCGTTGCTTTCGTGAGGTTCCTATTTATCGCCGTCTCGGGCCGCCAGGCGCCCTGAGCGCAGTCGAAGGGTTTTTTGACCTGCCGACGACTGACCGAAGCGACCTCAATCGCGAACCCTGGGCTTTCCTCCCCGACTCGCAATCCCTTGACGGCCTGATCGTTTACAACACGTCCGGCACAACCGGGCACCCGCTCGACATCCTCACCCATCCCGACACACTTGGGCTTTATGTCCCGCTCCTGCAAGCCGCGCTGGCAACGCACAACATCACACTTGAGGGCGGCCCGGAGCGAGTCGCCGTTGCCCTCGTTTGCTTTCAAAAGCGCACTTACACTTACGCCACCGTCTCGGCCCTGCTCGATCAGGGCGGCTTCGTCAAAGTCAACCTCAGCCCGGATGAGTGGCGCGATCCGGGCGACCGGGCCAGGTTCTTGAACGATCTTCAACCCGAAATCTACACCGGCGATCCCATTTCGTTTGCCGAGCTTGCCAAACTTCCGCTGGCGGCGCAGCCGAAAGCCCTCGTCTCCACGGCCATGACGCTCACCCCGGCCTGGCGCGAATCGCTTGAGGCGCGTTTTGGTTGCCCGGTGATTGACCTGTATTCGATGAACGAGGCCGGGCCGATTGCTGTTGGTTCAGACTTCCGAAATTTAGAAAATTTCGGAAGTCTGAGCGGCTACACTCTTTTGCAACCTCGACTGTACGTTGAAATTCTAAACGAAGATGGATCGGCCTGTGCGCCGGGCGAGCGCGGCGAAGTGACTCTTAGCGGTGGCTTCAACCCGTTTTTGCCGTTGCTTCGCTATCGCACCGGCGATTTTGCCACGCTTGAGTTTCGGGGCGGTTTGGGCAGACACTTGGGCAGACACGCAGGTCTGCCCCTACTGGTTGGTCTTGAAGGGCGCTCGCCGGTTGTCTTTCGCGCCAGAGACGGCCAGCCGGTGAACAACGTTGATGTTTCCATCGCCCTCCGTGCTCTGCCGATCAGCCAATTCAACCTGCATCAATTTGCCGATGGCTCGCTCCGGCTCGGCTTGCGTGGGACAGCCGGCCAGCACGAGGCGCGCCGGGCGTTGCTCGATCTGTTTGGCCCTGAGCAACTGTTGACGATTGCGGCGCTTGAGTCGGACGATAAAGTGGTTCAATACACCGCCGACCTGCCGAAAGAGGCTATTGAGCAAAACGGAAAGTGA
- a CDS encoding alpha/beta hydrolase, which translates to MTLETIVWEDYPKGGKHTVVGTVKICRGFWSPQLGNGRDVLVHLPSSYTQDTRRYQVLYMHDGQNLFDRDTAFAGQDWQVDETLEKLSREGLEAIVVGLNNIGDQRLKEYNPFANFHNGRGELYLDFIINTVKPAIDRDFRTLPGQAHTGIMGSSMGGLISLYAFLRYPEVFSFVGAMSPSFWFAKGAIYDYVAGAAMNPGKVYLDNGTRENSARQMYKHLSQKGYRVDQNLLYIVDEGAGHEEAAWAGRLPGALRFLLHP; encoded by the coding sequence ATGACTTTAGAGACAATCGTTTGGGAAGATTATCCAAAAGGCGGAAAACACACCGTCGTCGGAACAGTGAAGATTTGCAGAGGGTTTTGGAGTCCACAGCTTGGCAATGGGCGCGACGTGCTGGTGCATTTGCCGTCGTCGTACACTCAGGACACCCGGCGCTATCAGGTGTTGTACATGCACGACGGGCAGAACCTGTTCGACCGCGACACCGCCTTTGCCGGGCAGGACTGGCAAGTGGACGAGACGCTGGAGAAATTGAGCCGCGAGGGGCTGGAGGCGATTGTGGTCGGCCTCAACAACATTGGCGACCAGCGCCTCAAGGAATACAACCCGTTCGCGAATTTTCACAACGGGCGCGGCGAGCTTTACCTGGACTTCATCATCAACACGGTGAAGCCGGCTATTGATCGTGATTTCCGCACCCTGCCCGGCCAGGCGCACACGGGCATCATGGGTTCCTCAATGGGCGGGTTGATCAGTCTGTATGCTTTCCTTCGTTACCCGGAAGTGTTCAGCTTTGTCGGGGCGATGAGTCCTTCGTTCTGGTTTGCAAAGGGCGCGATCTACGATTACGTGGCCGGGGCGGCGATGAATCCGGGCAAGGTCTATCTCGACAACGGGACTCGCGAGAACAGCGCCCGGCAAATGTACAAGCATCTCAGCCAGAAGGGCTATCGAGTCGATCAGAATTTGCTGTACATCGTTGACGAGGGCGCGGGCCACGAAGAGGCGGCCTGGGCGGGCCGCCTGCCGGGCGCGTTACGTTTTCTACTTCATCCGTGA